From Afipia carboxidovorans OM5, one genomic window encodes:
- the sdhD gene encoding succinate dehydrogenase, hydrophobic membrane anchor protein has product MSSRTDKNVSMRTPLANVRRLGAAHGGTSDFFRQRLTAVAMALLMIPVAVIVIMLVGRDQASAQALLGSPVVAILLTLFIIAGCVHMKIGVQVVIEDYVHSEAAKISAILANNFFSFAVGLASIYAIFKLSVGS; this is encoded by the coding sequence ATGAGTTCCCGCACCGACAAAAACGTTTCGATGCGCACGCCGCTCGCCAATGTGCGCCGCCTCGGCGCGGCTCATGGCGGCACCTCCGATTTCTTCCGCCAGCGCCTCACCGCGGTTGCGATGGCGCTGCTGATGATCCCGGTCGCGGTGATCGTCATCATGCTGGTCGGGCGCGATCAGGCCTCGGCGCAGGCGCTTCTCGGCTCACCTGTCGTCGCCATCCTCCTCACGCTCTTCATCATCGCCGGCTGCGTGCACATGAAGATCGGCGTGCAGGTCGTGATCGAGGATTACGTGCACAGCGAAGCGGCCAAGATCTCCGCGATCCTCGCCAATAATTTCTTCTCGTTCGCTGTCGGGCTCGCCTCGATCTACGCGATCTTCAAGCTGTCGGTCGGGAGTTAA
- a CDS encoding phosphatase PAP2 family protein has product MNRTGLLIALGLTLVFVGAFVVCPDLDMRIAAYFYDAGTRHFPMSEVTWATIARRGAMWVAWAFVLPSIIAVVVKLFRPINPLMIRGRTALFLLSTILLSAVFLSNVAFKSHWGRPRPVHVVEFNGKDQFVPWWDWRGTCPKNCSFFSGEGATAFWTYAPAALAPPQWRPLAYVGATAFGLATGGLRMAFGGHFASDVIVSGLVSFLVVWLVYALIYRWPRTKLTDEDVDAWLTRLAWPGYRWRQKKLWGLEVGPSPHIRPGEKTGSQTSSS; this is encoded by the coding sequence ATGAACCGCACCGGCCTTCTCATTGCACTCGGGTTGACGCTCGTTTTCGTGGGCGCGTTTGTTGTCTGCCCTGACCTCGACATGAGGATCGCAGCGTATTTCTACGATGCGGGCACCCGGCATTTTCCGATGTCGGAGGTGACGTGGGCGACGATCGCGCGCCGCGGCGCGATGTGGGTGGCATGGGCGTTCGTGCTGCCGTCCATCATTGCGGTGGTGGTGAAGCTGTTTCGCCCGATCAATCCGCTGATGATCCGCGGCCGCACGGCGCTGTTTCTGCTCTCGACCATCCTACTCTCGGCGGTGTTTCTGTCGAACGTGGCGTTCAAGAGCCATTGGGGCCGGCCGCGGCCGGTGCATGTGGTGGAGTTCAACGGCAAGGATCAGTTCGTGCCGTGGTGGGATTGGCGCGGCACCTGTCCGAAGAACTGCTCGTTCTTCTCCGGTGAGGGAGCGACCGCGTTCTGGACCTACGCTCCGGCGGCGCTCGCACCTCCGCAATGGCGTCCGCTTGCCTACGTCGGCGCCACCGCGTTCGGCCTCGCCACCGGCGGCCTGCGGATGGCTTTCGGCGGGCATTTCGCGAGCGATGTGATCGTCTCGGGTCTCGTGTCGTTTCTGGTGGTCTGGCTCGTCTATGCTTTGATCTATCGCTGGCCGCGGACGAAGCTGACGGACGAGGATGTCGATGCCTGGCTGACGCGCCTGGCCTGGCCGGGCTATCGATGGCGGCAGAAGAAGCTGTGGGGCCTTGAGGTCGGGCCCTCGCCGCATATCAGGCCGGGAGAGAAAACCGGAAGCCAGACGTCGTCATCCTGA
- the sdhA gene encoding succinate dehydrogenase flavoprotein subunit, with protein sequence MASNGKAAAGPAYPIEDHTYDVVVVGAGGAGLRAVVGCSEAGLRTACITKVFPTRSHTVAAQGGISASLGNMHPDDWRWHMYDTVKGSDWLGDQDCIEYMVRNAPEAVYELEHWGVPFSRTEDGKIFQRPFGGMTRDYGKGQAQRTCAAADRTGHAMLHTMYGQAVRHSAEFFIEFFAIDLIMDDQGVCRGAIALKLDDGTLHRFRAQTTILATGGYGRAYLSCTSAHTCTGDGGGMVLRAGLPLQDMEFVQFHPTGIFPAGCLITEGARGEGGYLVNAEGERFMERYAPSAKDLASRDVVSRAMTIEIREGRGVGKRKDHMFLHLDHLDPAVLHDRLPGISESARIFAGVDVTREPIPVLPTVHYNMGGIPTNFHGEVVVKKRGDDDAVVPGLMAVGEAACVSVHGANRLGSNSLIDLVVFGRSAALRCAEKLTPNGKQPELPADSAEKALARLDHFRYASGGTPTAKLRDSMQRVMQNNCAVFRTGEVLHEGKDLIHKVHSGLTDISVTDRSLIWNTDLVETLEFDNLIIQAVVTMESAVNRTESRGAHAREDFPERDDKNWMKHTLAWIDPKANTTIDYRPVHSYTMTNDIQYIPPKARVY encoded by the coding sequence ATGGCATCCAACGGCAAGGCTGCGGCAGGGCCCGCCTATCCGATCGAGGACCACACCTACGATGTCGTCGTGGTCGGCGCGGGCGGTGCGGGCTTGCGCGCCGTGGTCGGCTGCTCGGAAGCGGGTTTGCGCACGGCCTGCATCACAAAGGTGTTTCCGACCCGCTCGCACACTGTCGCGGCGCAGGGCGGCATCTCCGCTTCGCTCGGCAACATGCATCCGGATGACTGGCGCTGGCACATGTACGACACCGTGAAGGGGTCGGACTGGCTCGGCGATCAGGACTGCATCGAATACATGGTGCGCAACGCACCCGAAGCCGTCTACGAACTCGAGCATTGGGGCGTGCCGTTCTCCCGCACCGAAGACGGCAAGATCTTCCAGCGCCCGTTCGGCGGCATGACCCGCGACTACGGCAAGGGCCAGGCGCAACGCACCTGCGCCGCTGCCGACCGCACCGGCCACGCCATGCTGCATACGATGTATGGCCAGGCGGTGCGCCACTCGGCGGAGTTCTTCATCGAGTTCTTCGCCATCGATCTCATCATGGACGATCAGGGCGTCTGCCGCGGCGCGATCGCGCTCAAGCTCGACGACGGCACGCTGCATCGTTTCCGCGCCCAGACCACCATTCTCGCAACTGGCGGCTATGGCCGCGCCTATCTCTCCTGCACCTCGGCACACACCTGCACCGGCGACGGCGGCGGCATGGTGCTACGCGCGGGTCTGCCGCTGCAGGACATGGAGTTCGTGCAATTCCATCCGACCGGCATCTTTCCCGCAGGCTGCCTCATCACCGAAGGCGCACGCGGCGAAGGCGGCTATCTCGTCAATGCCGAGGGCGAACGCTTCATGGAGCGCTATGCGCCCTCCGCCAAGGACCTCGCCTCGCGCGACGTCGTCTCGCGTGCGATGACCATCGAGATTCGCGAAGGCCGCGGTGTCGGCAAGCGCAAGGACCATATGTTCCTGCACCTCGATCATCTCGATCCGGCAGTGCTGCACGACCGGTTGCCGGGCATCTCGGAATCGGCGCGCATTTTCGCAGGCGTCGACGTCACCCGCGAACCGATCCCGGTGCTGCCGACGGTGCACTACAACATGGGCGGCATCCCGACCAACTTCCACGGCGAAGTGGTTGTGAAGAAGCGCGGCGACGACGACGCCGTGGTGCCCGGCCTGATGGCGGTCGGCGAAGCCGCCTGCGTCTCCGTGCATGGCGCGAACCGCCTCGGCTCGAACTCGCTGATCGATCTCGTCGTGTTCGGCCGCTCGGCGGCGCTGCGCTGCGCCGAGAAGCTCACGCCGAACGGCAAGCAGCCGGAGTTGCCCGCCGATTCCGCCGAGAAGGCCCTCGCCCGTCTCGACCACTTCCGTTACGCCTCCGGCGGCACGCCGACCGCAAAGCTGCGCGATTCCATGCAGCGCGTGATGCAGAACAACTGCGCGGTGTTCCGCACCGGCGAAGTGCTGCACGAGGGCAAGGACCTGATCCACAAGGTCCACAGCGGACTCACCGACATCAGCGTCACCGACCGCTCGCTGATCTGGAACACCGATCTCGTCGAGACTCTCGAATTCGACAACCTCATCATTCAGGCGGTGGTGACGATGGAATCCGCTGTCAACCGCACCGAGAGCCGCGGCGCGCATGCGCGCGAGGATTTCCCGGAGCGCGACGACAAGAACTGGATGAAGCACACGCTGGCGTGGATCGACCCCAAGGCCAACACCACGATCGATTACCGCCCGGTGCACAGCTACACGATGACCAACGACATTCAGTACATCCCGCCGAAGGCGCGCGTGTACTGA
- a CDS encoding OmpA family protein, producing MKKLRLILLATAAFSFSQFANAEPASFLMAQATPDQQKAQQDKARPKAPPPMAPKAAPPPMAPKAAPPPMAPKAAPPAPPKAAPPAAPKAAPPQPPAARPAPPAGAPHGATPPRPGTPPQAQPPGAPARPTPPAGAPKGAEPPAAPQRSPSAQPIAPGARDVTPQRAPATPPGTKAPAPTPPAAAPNAPAPNARPGGAPPPTTQTPPNGAPAAAPKAAPGATPPAPNAAPGAAPNAAPNAAPTAPAAPGATSPRTERRGPPPGMPAGTPAAPAQAPVAAPLPPPPAPTATTPLPARDATSHRGKIDDFRGKRQERTEGGRTIITEPGRVIVRDPNGQSFIRHNDVDRFRYGARDVRVDKHGNETRTVVVRPDGSQIITINDERGGLLRRSRRGPDGREVIIIDNRRHGGPGFGAGVAAGVVAGAIGGYFVSLPPPTLRIPQNRYIVEADGAPPDLIYDTLIAPPVDRLERPYSLDEIRYSPSVRQRMPSIDLDTINFETGSWDIPPDQAAKLQVIADGMNRAIQRNPQTVFLIEGHTDAVGSDVDNLSLSDRRAESAAELLTQQFGVPPENLTSQGYGEQYLKVATDGAERRNRRVTVRNITPLLNGGEANAAPR from the coding sequence ATGAAGAAACTGAGATTGATATTGCTCGCGACCGCTGCATTTTCCTTTTCGCAATTTGCCAACGCCGAGCCCGCTTCATTCCTGATGGCGCAAGCCACACCCGATCAGCAGAAGGCGCAGCAGGACAAGGCCCGTCCGAAAGCGCCGCCGCCAATGGCGCCGAAAGCTGCTCCTCCGCCGATGGCCCCGAAGGCTGCTCCGCCGCCGATGGCACCCAAGGCGGCTCCTCCAGCGCCTCCGAAAGCGGCACCGCCTGCAGCACCGAAGGCCGCTCCTCCGCAGCCTCCTGCGGCACGCCCTGCGCCGCCGGCCGGTGCACCCCACGGCGCAACACCGCCGCGCCCTGGCACACCGCCGCAGGCTCAGCCGCCCGGCGCGCCTGCCCGGCCGACTCCCCCTGCCGGCGCTCCAAAGGGTGCCGAGCCTCCGGCCGCTCCTCAGCGTTCGCCGAGCGCCCAGCCGATTGCACCGGGTGCGCGTGATGTGACGCCGCAACGTGCACCGGCAACACCGCCCGGCACCAAGGCCCCGGCACCAACGCCTCCGGCCGCCGCCCCGAACGCTCCGGCGCCGAATGCACGGCCCGGTGGCGCTCCACCGCCCACCACCCAGACGCCCCCGAATGGCGCGCCCGCGGCTGCACCGAAGGCTGCGCCGGGCGCCACACCTCCCGCTCCTAATGCAGCACCGGGTGCGGCACCAAACGCTGCTCCCAACGCAGCACCGACCGCACCTGCAGCCCCCGGCGCCACCAGCCCGCGCACCGAGCGGCGCGGCCCACCGCCCGGCATGCCCGCCGGTACGCCGGCTGCCCCGGCACAGGCGCCCGTCGCCGCACCCTTGCCGCCGCCGCCTGCACCGACTGCAACCACGCCATTGCCGGCCCGGGACGCGACCTCGCACCGTGGGAAGATCGACGACTTCCGCGGCAAGCGTCAGGAGCGCACTGAAGGCGGACGCACCATCATCACCGAGCCGGGCCGCGTGATCGTGCGCGATCCGAACGGTCAGTCGTTCATCCGGCACAACGATGTGGATCGCTTCCGCTATGGCGCGCGTGACGTGCGCGTCGACAAGCACGGCAACGAAACGCGCACCGTCGTGGTGCGGCCCGACGGTTCGCAGATCATCACCATCAACGACGAGCGCGGCGGCCTGCTGCGGCGCAGCCGCCGTGGCCCGGACGGACGCGAGGTGATCATCATCGACAACAGGCGGCACGGCGGACCGGGCTTCGGCGCGGGCGTTGCTGCCGGTGTGGTCGCGGGTGCGATCGGCGGCTACTTCGTCTCGCTGCCGCCTCCGACACTGCGCATTCCGCAGAACCGCTACATCGTCGAGGCCGACGGCGCGCCGCCGGATCTGATCTACGATACATTGATCGCCCCGCCGGTGGATCGCCTCGAGCGGCCTTATTCGCTCGATGAAATCCGCTACAGCCCCTCGGTGCGCCAGCGCATGCCGAGCATCGATCTCGACACCATCAACTTCGAGACCGGTTCGTGGGACATTCCGCCGGATCAGGCTGCGAAGCTGCAGGTGATCGCCGACGGCATGAACCGCGCGATCCAGCGCAACCCGCAGACGGTGTTCCTGATCGAGGGCCACACCGATGCGGTGGGCTCCGACGTCGACAATCTGTCGCTGTCGGACCGTCGCGCGGAATCGGCAGCGGAATTGCTCACCCAGCAGTTCGGCGTGCCGCCGGAGAACCTGACCTCGCAAGGCTATGGCGAGCAGTACCTCAAGGTTGCAACCGACGGAGCGGAGCGCCGCAACCGCCGCGTCACGGTGCGTAACATTACGCCACTGCTCAATGGCGGCGAGGCCAACGCCGCCCCGCGCTGA
- a CDS encoding MAPEG family protein, whose protein sequence is MPLAYWCVLVAALLPIFWAGYAKAGGRVDNHCPRESIDSLPPQYRRAYAAHTNAYENFPFFAAAVIIAVTQGVPLATINTLAAAYLALRVVHGILYVGNLSTARSIVYGLALLANIAIFVLPAFG, encoded by the coding sequence ATGCCGCTTGCTTACTGGTGCGTGCTGGTGGCCGCGCTGCTGCCGATTTTCTGGGCCGGTTACGCGAAGGCGGGCGGCCGCGTGGACAATCACTGCCCGCGTGAATCGATCGACAGCCTGCCGCCGCAATATCGGCGTGCCTATGCTGCACACACCAATGCTTACGAGAATTTTCCGTTCTTCGCCGCCGCCGTGATCATCGCGGTGACGCAAGGCGTGCCGCTTGCGACGATCAACACGCTCGCGGCCGCCTACCTCGCACTGCGCGTGGTGCACGGCATTCTGTATGTCGGGAATCTTTCGACCGCGCGCTCGATCGTCTACGGTCTTGCGCTGCTCGCCAACATCGCGATCTTCGTGCTGCCGGCGTTCGGCTGA
- a CDS encoding malonate--CoA ligase has translation MTTPAKPTPANANLYARLFNDMKEPLKTAIEPDGGTPISYRELDAQAARYANYLTACGVKTGDRVAVQVEKSTAAVMLYLATVRAGAIFLPLNTAYTLNELDYFFGDAEPALIVCDPSKAEGIAKIAQPIGARVETLDSEGRGSLADGATKSADSFTTVQREGSDLAAILYTSGTTGRSKGAMLTHDNLASNSLSLVEIWHFTDKDVLIHALPIYHTHGLFVAINVCLFSGATMIFLKKLDTDRIIDLMPRSTVLMGVPTFYVRLLQNPRLTKEAASHMRLFISGSAPLLAETHREWSARTGHAVLERYGMTETNMSTSNPYDGDRVPGAVGFPLPGVTMRVTDPETGRELARDEIGMLEVKGPNVFKGYWRMPEKTKTEFREDGFFITGDLGKIDPRGYVHIIGRGKDLVISGGFNVYPKEIESEIDAIPGVVESAVIGVPHADFGEGVTAVVVPDKTAKLDEAAILHALDGRLAKFKLPKRVLFINELPRNTMGKVQKNILRDTYATLYTGAK, from the coding sequence ATGACAACGCCCGCCAAGCCAACGCCCGCCAACGCCAATCTCTACGCCCGCCTGTTCAACGATATGAAGGAGCCGCTCAAGACGGCGATCGAGCCCGATGGCGGCACGCCGATCAGCTATCGCGAACTCGACGCGCAGGCGGCGCGCTATGCGAATTATCTCACGGCCTGCGGCGTCAAGACCGGCGATCGTGTCGCGGTACAGGTGGAGAAATCAACCGCCGCGGTGATGCTCTATCTCGCGACCGTGCGCGCGGGCGCGATCTTCCTCCCGCTCAACACCGCCTACACGCTCAACGAGCTCGACTACTTTTTCGGCGACGCCGAACCGGCGCTGATCGTCTGCGACCCGTCCAAGGCGGAAGGCATCGCCAAGATCGCGCAGCCGATCGGTGCGCGCGTCGAGACGCTCGACAGCGAAGGCCGCGGTTCGCTCGCAGACGGCGCCACCAAAAGCGCCGACAGTTTCACAACCGTCCAGCGCGAGGGCTCGGATCTCGCCGCGATCCTCTATACCTCGGGCACCACCGGTCGCTCGAAGGGCGCGATGCTGACCCACGACAACCTCGCGTCCAACTCGCTGTCGCTGGTCGAGATCTGGCACTTCACCGACAAGGATGTGCTGATCCACGCGCTGCCGATCTATCACACCCACGGGCTGTTCGTGGCGATCAACGTCTGCCTGTTCTCCGGCGCCACGATGATCTTCCTGAAGAAGCTCGACACCGACCGCATCATCGATCTGATGCCGCGTTCGACCGTGCTGATGGGCGTGCCGACTTTCTACGTCCGGCTGCTGCAGAACCCGCGACTGACGAAAGAAGCGGCCTCGCACATGCGGCTGTTCATTTCCGGCTCCGCGCCGCTTCTCGCCGAGACGCATCGTGAGTGGTCGGCCCGTACCGGCCACGCCGTGCTCGAGCGTTACGGCATGACCGAAACCAACATGAGCACGTCGAACCCCTACGATGGCGATCGCGTGCCCGGCGCGGTCGGCTTCCCGTTGCCCGGTGTCACCATGCGCGTGACCGACCCCGAGACCGGACGCGAACTCGCCCGCGACGAGATCGGCATGCTGGAAGTCAAAGGCCCGAACGTGTTCAAGGGCTACTGGCGGATGCCGGAGAAAACCAAGACCGAATTCCGCGAGGATGGCTTCTTCATCACCGGCGACCTCGGCAAGATCGATCCGCGCGGCTACGTTCACATCATCGGCCGCGGCAAGGACCTCGTCATTTCGGGCGGCTTCAACGTCTATCCGAAAGAGATCGAGAGCGAGATCGACGCCATTCCCGGCGTTGTCGAAAGCGCGGTGATCGGCGTGCCGCATGCCGATTTCGGCGAAGGCGTGACCGCCGTCGTGGTGCCGGACAAGACGGCGAAGCTCGACGAAGCCGCCATCCTGCACGCGCTCGACGGGCGGCTTGCGAAGTTCAAGCTGCCGAAGCGCGTGCTGTTCATCAATGAACTGCCGCGCAACACCATGGGCAAGGTGCAGAAGAACATTCTGCGCGACACCTACGCCACGCTCTACACCGGCGCGAAATAG
- a CDS encoding sulfite exporter TauE/SafE family protein has protein sequence MAALNMGELIELVALLLLVGAIAGFFAGLFGIGGGAVLVPVLYECFRVAGVPLEARMPLCIGTSLAIIIPTAIRSYRSHLARGSVDREVLRRWAIPILVGVIGGSLIARYAPERVFKYVFVVVAWSAAARLLFGKDTWRFGNDLPKNPLMAIYGFIVGLLSTLMGIGGGVFSNLLMTFYGRPIHQSIATSAGLAVLISLPGAIGYVYAGWPVHERFPDVLALQMPFALGYVSVIGALLVIPASLLVAPFGVRVAHAMSKRALEISFAIYLLTMGARFVVALVYA, from the coding sequence ATGGCGGCGTTGAATATGGGCGAGCTCATTGAGCTCGTGGCGCTCCTTTTGCTCGTCGGCGCGATCGCGGGATTCTTTGCCGGCTTGTTCGGCATCGGCGGCGGTGCCGTTCTGGTGCCGGTGCTGTACGAATGCTTTCGTGTCGCCGGCGTGCCGCTCGAGGCGCGCATGCCGCTCTGCATCGGCACATCGCTTGCGATCATCATTCCGACCGCGATCCGATCCTATCGCTCACATCTGGCGCGCGGCAGCGTCGATCGTGAGGTGCTGCGGCGATGGGCGATTCCCATTCTTGTGGGCGTGATCGGTGGCTCGCTGATTGCGCGCTACGCCCCCGAGCGCGTGTTCAAGTATGTGTTCGTCGTCGTCGCCTGGTCGGCTGCGGCACGCCTGCTGTTCGGCAAGGACACCTGGCGATTCGGCAATGACCTGCCGAAGAATCCGCTGATGGCGATCTACGGCTTCATTGTCGGGCTGCTCTCGACGCTGATGGGAATCGGCGGCGGGGTGTTCTCGAATCTTCTGATGACGTTCTACGGCCGGCCGATCCATCAATCGATTGCGACTTCGGCGGGGCTTGCCGTGTTGATCTCGCTGCCCGGCGCGATCGGCTACGTCTATGCCGGCTGGCCGGTGCATGAGCGCTTTCCGGATGTGCTCGCGCTGCAAATGCCGTTCGCGCTCGGCTATGTATCAGTAATCGGCGCGCTGTTGGTGATACCGGCAAGCCTTCTGGTGGCGCCGTTCGGCGTGCGTGTTGCGCATGCGATGTCGAAGCGTGCGCTGGAAATCTCGTTCGCAATCTATCTGCTGACGATGGGTGCCCGCTTCGTGGTCGCCCTCGTCTATGCGTGA
- the argG gene encoding argininosuccinate synthase yields the protein MSTILKSLPKGENVGIAFSGGLDTSAALLWMKQKGARVFAYTANLGQPDEADYDEIPRKALEFGAEKARLVDCRTQLVHEGIAAIQSGAFHVSTGGIAYFNTTPLGRAVTGTMLVSAMKEDGVNIWGDGSTYKGNDIERFYRYGLLTNPELRIYKPWLDQQFIDELGGRAEMSAFMTAHGFAYKMSAEKAYSTDSNILGATHEAKDLEHLDSGIKIVNPIMGVPFWRDDCAVKAEKVSVRFEEGQPVALNGQTFTDPVALFLEANTIGGRHGLGMSDQIENRIIEAKSRGIYEAPAMALLHIAYERLVTGIHNEDTIEQYRISGMRLGRLLYQGRWFDSQALMLRETAQRWVARAITGEVTLELRRGNDYSILNTESPNLTYAPERLSMEKVEDAAFTPGDRIGQLTMRNLDISDTRRKLNLYTQTGLLSAEQGSHIPRLDNDKS from the coding sequence ATGAGTACGATTCTGAAGAGCCTTCCCAAAGGAGAAAATGTCGGCATCGCTTTCTCGGGCGGGCTTGATACCAGCGCGGCACTGCTGTGGATGAAGCAGAAGGGCGCGCGCGTCTTCGCCTATACCGCCAATCTCGGCCAACCCGACGAAGCCGACTACGACGAGATTCCACGTAAAGCGCTCGAATTCGGCGCCGAGAAGGCGCGCCTCGTGGATTGCCGCACGCAACTGGTTCACGAAGGCATCGCCGCGATTCAATCGGGTGCCTTCCACGTCTCGACCGGCGGCATCGCCTACTTCAACACCACGCCGCTCGGCCGTGCCGTGACTGGCACGATGCTGGTCTCGGCGATGAAGGAAGACGGCGTCAACATCTGGGGCGACGGCTCGACCTACAAAGGCAACGACATCGAGCGGTTCTATCGCTACGGGCTGCTGACCAATCCGGAGCTGCGGATCTACAAGCCCTGGCTTGACCAGCAGTTCATCGACGAACTGGGCGGCCGCGCGGAAATGTCGGCGTTCATGACCGCCCACGGTTTTGCTTACAAGATGAGCGCCGAGAAGGCGTATTCGACCGACAGCAATATCCTCGGCGCCACGCATGAGGCCAAGGATCTCGAACACCTCGACAGCGGCATCAAGATCGTCAACCCGATCATGGGTGTGCCGTTCTGGCGCGACGATTGCGCCGTGAAGGCCGAAAAGGTTTCGGTGCGTTTCGAGGAAGGTCAGCCCGTTGCGCTGAACGGCCAGACCTTCACCGATCCGGTCGCGCTGTTCCTCGAGGCCAATACCATCGGCGGCCGGCACGGCCTTGGCATGAGCGACCAGATCGAGAACCGCATCATCGAGGCGAAGAGCCGCGGCATCTATGAGGCGCCGGCCATGGCGCTGCTTCACATCGCCTATGAACGTCTCGTCACCGGCATCCACAACGAAGACACCATCGAGCAATACCGGATCAGCGGCATGCGTCTCGGCCGTTTGCTCTATCAGGGGCGCTGGTTCGATTCCCAAGCCTTGATGCTGCGCGAAACGGCGCAGCGTTGGGTGGCGCGCGCGATCACCGGCGAGGTGACGTTAGAGCTGCGCCGCGGCAATGACTACTCGATCCTCAACACCGAGAGCCCGAATCTGACTTATGCGCCGGAGCGGCTCAGCATGGAGAAGGTTGAGGATGCAGCGTTCACGCCGGGCGATCGCATCGGCCAGTTGACCATGCGCAACCTCGATATTTCCGATACGCGCCGCAAGCTCAATCTCTACACGCAGACGGGCCTGCTGTCGGCCGAGCAGGGCTCTCACATTCCCCGGCTCGATAACGACAAGAGCTGA
- a CDS encoding succinate dehydrogenase iron-sulfur subunit produces MVEFALPKNSTISSGKTWPKPEGATETREYHIYRWSPDDNQNPRIDTYYVNTADCGPMILDGLIWIKNHIDPTLTFRRSCREGVCGSCAMNIDGQNTLACTCAASDVASGPITIRPLPHQPVVKDLVPDLTNFYAQYASIEPWLHTTTATPQKEWRQSIEERRELDGLYECILCACCSTSCPSYWWNSDRFLGPAALLAADRWVKDSRDEATGERLDNLEDPFRLYRCHTIMNCTKACPKGLNPSKAIADLKRKLVERQV; encoded by the coding sequence ATGGTTGAATTCGCGCTGCCGAAAAACTCCACCATCTCGAGCGGCAAGACATGGCCGAAGCCCGAAGGCGCCACCGAGACGCGCGAATATCACATCTATCGCTGGTCGCCCGACGACAACCAGAACCCGCGCATCGACACCTATTACGTCAACACCGCCGATTGCGGCCCGATGATCCTCGATGGACTGATCTGGATCAAGAATCACATCGATCCGACGCTGACCTTCCGCCGCTCCTGCCGCGAAGGCGTCTGCGGCTCCTGCGCGATGAACATCGACGGCCAGAACACGCTTGCCTGCACCTGCGCAGCAAGTGACGTCGCGAGCGGGCCGATCACGATCCGGCCACTGCCGCATCAGCCGGTGGTGAAGGATCTCGTCCCCGACCTCACCAACTTCTATGCGCAGTACGCTTCGATCGAGCCGTGGCTGCACACCACGACTGCGACGCCGCAGAAGGAATGGCGGCAGTCGATCGAGGAGCGCCGCGAACTCGACGGCCTCTACGAATGCATCCTGTGCGCCTGCTGCTCGACCTCATGCCCGAGCTACTGGTGGAATAGCGATCGCTTCCTGGGCCCGGCCGCGCTGCTTGCCGCCGATCGCTGGGTGAAGGATTCGCGCGACGAAGCAACCGGCGAGCGGCTCGACAATCTCGAGGACCCGTTCCGGCTTTATCGCTGCCACACCATCATGAACTGCACCAAGGCGTGCCCGAAGGGATTGAATCCCTCCAAGGCGATTGCCGATCTCAAGCGCAAGCTGGTCGAGCGGCAGGTCTGA
- the sdhC gene encoding succinate dehydrogenase, cytochrome b556 subunit: MAPQTDRPLSPFLTYRWTLTMAMSLIHRATGIALYGGTLLMAWGLIATASSPAAYACFEAFATSWIGRIAIFGFTWSLMHHALSGLRYLVWDTGHGYAPGPREGMTRGALIGGVLATIAVWAIACYFGAGR, translated from the coding sequence ATGGCTCCACAGACTGACCGTCCGCTTTCGCCCTTCCTGACCTATCGGTGGACGCTGACGATGGCGATGTCGCTCATCCACCGCGCCACGGGGATCGCGCTCTATGGCGGCACGCTGCTGATGGCATGGGGGCTGATCGCCACCGCCTCGAGCCCGGCGGCCTATGCCTGCTTCGAGGCCTTCGCGACGAGCTGGATCGGCCGCATCGCTATCTTCGGGTTCACCTGGTCACTGATGCATCATGCGCTGAGCGGGCTTCGCTATCTCGTCTGGGACACCGGCCACGGCTATGCGCCCGGCCCGCGTGAGGGCATGACCCGCGGCGCTCTCATCGGCGGCGTGCTCGCCACCATCGCCGTATGGGCGATCGCCTGTTACTTCGGAGCCGGCCGATGA